From a single Cyclobacterium marinum DSM 745 genomic region:
- the egtB gene encoding ergothioneine biosynthesis protein EgtB produces the protein MKGKLKEAVRNPTVLLDRFINCRFLTEEICTPLEVEDYVPQPIPEVSPPKWHLAHSTWFFEQFLLVPFCPSYKVYDKDFAYLFNSYYNNAGDRILRPNRGLMSRPPVSEVMAYRAYVTEAVTELLKEGTPNSQMLTIIELGINHEQQHQELLVYDIKYILGNQPTFPEYGNRFINEAENKSLDWIEIEEGVKSIGFSGEGFSYDNELGKHKVYLAPYKISNKLVTNGEFIEFIESGAYENFNLWHSDGWDFINNGAIKAPLYWHKVKDRWQIYTLGGLKDINPHLPVQHVSYYEAFAFAEWKGMRLPTEFEWETAADQFSWGQLWEWTSSAYLPYPGFQKAPGAIGEYNGKFMVNQQVLRGASVATAENHSRKTYRNFFAPPSQWIFSGIRLAQSL, from the coding sequence ATGAAAGGGAAGTTAAAGGAAGCCGTACGCAATCCCACCGTACTTTTGGATAGATTTATAAACTGTCGATTTCTAACAGAAGAGATTTGCACCCCACTTGAAGTAGAAGACTATGTCCCCCAACCCATACCGGAAGTTTCTCCTCCAAAGTGGCACCTAGCCCACAGCACTTGGTTTTTTGAACAATTTTTACTTGTCCCCTTCTGTCCTTCTTATAAAGTTTACGATAAGGATTTCGCCTATTTATTCAATAGCTATTACAACAATGCCGGAGATAGAATATTGCGCCCAAACAGAGGGTTAATGAGCAGGCCTCCTGTATCTGAAGTAATGGCCTATAGGGCATATGTGACCGAGGCGGTTACAGAACTACTCAAGGAAGGCACACCTAACAGCCAAATGCTCACAATCATCGAGCTTGGAATCAATCACGAACAACAACATCAAGAATTGTTGGTCTATGACATCAAATATATCCTAGGGAATCAGCCAACCTTTCCAGAGTATGGAAATCGTTTTATTAATGAAGCTGAAAACAAATCCTTAGACTGGATAGAAATTGAAGAAGGTGTCAAATCCATAGGTTTTTCCGGGGAAGGGTTTTCTTATGACAATGAATTGGGTAAGCATAAAGTTTACCTGGCCCCCTACAAGATTTCAAACAAACTGGTAACCAATGGAGAATTCATAGAGTTCATTGAATCAGGGGCTTATGAAAATTTTAACCTTTGGCATTCTGATGGCTGGGACTTTATTAACAATGGGGCAATCAAAGCTCCACTTTATTGGCACAAGGTAAAAGACAGGTGGCAAATTTATACTTTAGGGGGTTTAAAAGACATCAATCCTCATTTACCGGTGCAACATGTGAGTTATTATGAGGCTTTTGCTTTTGCTGAATGGAAAGGCATGAGACTTCCTACGGAGTTTGAATGGGAGACTGCAGCAGACCAGTTTTCTTGGGGGCAATTGTGGGAATGGACTTCAAGCGCCTACTTGCCCTACCCCGGCTTCCAAAAAGCTCCTGGAGCCATAGGGGAATACAATGGGAAATTTATGGTGAACCAACAAGTACTCAGGGGTGCTTCTGTGGCAACTGCCGAAAATCACAGCCGTAAAACCTACCGAAATTTCTTTGCTCCTCCATCCCAATGGATTTTTTCAGGAATTAGACTTGCACAATCCCTATGA
- a CDS encoding OsmC family protein, protein MEYRIKASSQSKQDAVIHIKTSNIEFGTTPNSAETLPNPAELFLGSFASCALKNVERFSGILKFDYTKATIEVSATRLENPPRMDNINYHLTVYSEDQNLNPDLLKKNIEKFGTIYNTVKMACSISGTINKV, encoded by the coding sequence ATGGAATATCGAATCAAAGCTTCTTCACAATCAAAACAAGATGCAGTTATTCACATCAAGACATCGAATATAGAATTTGGCACTACCCCTAATTCCGCTGAAACCTTACCTAATCCTGCCGAATTATTCCTGGGTTCTTTTGCTTCTTGCGCTTTAAAAAATGTAGAGCGCTTTTCTGGTATTTTGAAGTTTGACTATACCAAAGCTACCATTGAAGTCAGTGCGACGCGCCTTGAAAATCCCCCAAGAATGGATAATATAAATTACCATTTGACCGTCTACAGTGAGGACCAAAACCTTAACCCTGACTTACTGAAAAAGAACATTGAAAAGTTCGGTACCATATACAACACAGTAAAGATGGCTTGTTCCATTTCTGGTACCATTAACAAGGTCTAA
- a CDS encoding 2-aminoethylphosphonate--pyruvate transaminase produces the protein MIPDNPYLLLTPGPLSTSKTVREAMNRDWCTWDEDYKSIVQDIRSSLLALSNGGDEYSTVLMQGSGTFSVEAVLWTCLKPEDKILVLSNGAYGKRMAKIVSLMGIKLELLDLEEHEQASPEKVEELLKQNPDITHIGMVHSETTTGMLNDYAPIAELADKYNKCFILDAMSSFGGVPLDIRSPKIDFLISSANKCIQGVPGFGFIIARREVLQACKGNSKSHSLDLYDQWKAMENDPGKWRFTSPTHTVRAFLQALEELKGEGGITARYKRYVNNHQTLVKGMKNLGIEAFLSEEDQSPIITAFHEPSSPDFSFDKLYHLLKAEGFVIYPGKVSKAATFRIGHIGHVFPEDIKRLIIAIEKIKFW, from the coding sequence ATGATTCCAGATAATCCTTACCTGCTGCTTACGCCCGGCCCATTAAGTACAAGTAAAACAGTTAGGGAAGCCATGAACCGCGACTGGTGCACATGGGACGAAGATTACAAAAGCATTGTACAAGATATTCGCAGCTCCCTACTTGCTTTAAGCAATGGTGGAGATGAATACAGCACGGTATTGATGCAGGGAAGCGGTACCTTTTCCGTAGAAGCTGTCCTGTGGACTTGTTTGAAACCGGAGGATAAAATTCTGGTGCTTTCCAATGGTGCCTATGGCAAACGAATGGCTAAAATCGTTTCCCTGATGGGAATCAAGCTGGAATTACTGGATTTAGAAGAACATGAACAGGCAAGCCCGGAAAAAGTTGAGGAGCTATTAAAGCAAAATCCCGACATTACCCATATCGGCATGGTCCATAGCGAGACCACCACAGGCATGTTAAACGATTATGCACCCATTGCAGAGCTGGCAGACAAATACAATAAATGCTTTATTCTGGATGCCATGAGTAGTTTTGGCGGTGTCCCACTAGATATACGCTCTCCAAAAATTGATTTTCTGATAAGTAGTGCCAATAAATGCATACAGGGTGTCCCGGGATTTGGATTTATCATTGCTCGAAGAGAGGTACTTCAAGCATGCAAAGGCAATTCAAAAAGCCATTCCCTAGATCTTTATGACCAATGGAAGGCCATGGAAAATGATCCCGGTAAATGGAGATTTACCTCTCCTACCCATACTGTTAGGGCATTTTTGCAGGCTCTTGAAGAATTAAAAGGAGAAGGGGGCATTACCGCTAGGTACAAAAGGTATGTCAATAACCACCAGACATTGGTAAAGGGAATGAAGAACCTGGGAATAGAAGCTTTTCTTTCTGAGGAAGACCAGTCGCCCATAATTACAGCTTTTCATGAGCCTTCAAGCCCTGACTTTTCTTTTGACAAACTTTACCATTTGCTCAAGGCTGAGGGTTTTGTGATTTATCCCGGAAAGGTATCCAAAGCAGCAACTTTCCGGATTGGTCACATCGGTCATGTATTTCCTGAAGACATCAAAAGACTGATAATAGCCATAGAAAAAATTAAGTTTTGGTAA
- the egtD gene encoding L-histidine N(alpha)-methyltransferase: MINNSFEKDILNGLNSQPKRLFSKYFYDEKGSSIFQEIMQMDSYYLPKCETEILRDRSHEIIALLPNSTYDVVELGAGDGTKTTLFLEALLNSGKTINYLPLDISPDILEYNKQVIGNKFPELTILPIAGDYFETLDKIKPRKNPKIVLFMGSNIGNFEGAKAIEFLKFVRKFLSEGDFFLLGADLKKHPQTILRAYDDPDGITKRFNLNLLHRINKELKGNFNPENFDHFASYDPLSGTTKSCLISKANQTVQVAGQSITFENNEPIHMEISQKYGLRDLIELREKAGFSSDFHFQDSKAYFSLSLFKY, from the coding sequence ATGATAAACAACAGTTTCGAAAAAGACATCCTTAATGGTCTGAATTCACAACCCAAGCGGCTTTTCTCAAAGTATTTTTATGATGAAAAGGGATCCTCTATATTTCAGGAAATCATGCAGATGGACAGTTACTACCTGCCCAAATGTGAAACGGAAATTTTGCGTGACAGAAGTCATGAAATTATTGCCTTACTCCCAAATAGTACATACGATGTAGTAGAATTGGGTGCAGGCGATGGTACCAAAACAACCTTATTCCTTGAAGCATTGCTAAATTCCGGAAAGACTATTAATTACCTGCCTCTTGATATTTCTCCTGATATCTTAGAGTACAATAAGCAGGTCATTGGCAACAAGTTTCCTGAATTGACCATTTTGCCCATTGCCGGGGATTATTTTGAAACACTTGATAAAATTAAACCTCGAAAAAATCCAAAAATTGTGCTTTTTATGGGAAGCAATATCGGCAATTTTGAAGGGGCTAAGGCCATTGAGTTTTTGAAGTTTGTAAGGAAATTTCTGAGTGAAGGAGATTTTTTCTTACTTGGAGCAGATTTAAAAAAGCACCCCCAAACCATTCTGAGAGCGTATGATGATCCTGATGGTATAACGAAAAGATTCAACCTTAATCTTTTACATCGGATCAATAAAGAATTAAAAGGAAACTTTAACCCTGAGAATTTTGATCATTTTGCAAGTTATGATCCCTTAAGTGGAACCACCAAAAGCTGCTTAATAAGTAAAGCCAATCAAACGGTTCAAGTGGCCGGACAAAGCATAACCTTTGAAAACAACGAACCTATCCACATGGAAATTTCGCAAAAATATGGCCTCAGAGATTTGATTGAATTACGGGAGAAAGCGGGTTTCAGTTCCGATTTTCATTTTCAGGACAGCAAAGCCTATTTTAGTCTTAGCCTATTTAAATATTAG
- a CDS encoding sialate O-acetylesterase, with protein MRRIVLFAALFLILFQVKAELKLPKVFADHMVLQRGQEIPVWGEADPRQWVNVTFQGKKYRAKADKEGKWMLKMDAFPKGGPYILSINTKKESKVLENVMMGDVWLLGGQSNMEWALKRTNNGEDSIKTANHPNIRFFEVGRNLSLEEIEEVPEAKWSICSPETVANFSAIGYYFARRIETDMDVAVGLLDINWGGTLSEAWTSADALLTHPDFKERVAKNQMEGPKDFSDPDLKKPNSWPTSLFYGMLEPVIPFAIKGALWYQGESNASRAYQYREIFPLMIEDWRAQWGQGDFPFLWVQLANFRQPKAEPVDSDWAELREAQTMTLSLPNTAQAVIIDKGEADDIHPRDKWTVAERLAKGAKKIAYGMDVVYSGPTYKSMEIQGDQIRISFDNIGSGLVVNDKYGYVKGFAVAGEDQKFHWVTGKQDGNQIVLETEGIKNPVAVRYGWADNPDDVNVYNKEGLPANPFRTDDWEGITYGKR; from the coding sequence ATGAGAAGAATTGTATTATTTGCTGCGTTGTTCCTGATCCTTTTTCAGGTAAAAGCAGAATTAAAATTGCCTAAGGTTTTTGCTGACCATATGGTGCTTCAGCGTGGTCAGGAAATACCTGTATGGGGAGAAGCTGATCCCAGACAATGGGTCAACGTAACCTTTCAGGGAAAAAAATACCGAGCAAAAGCTGACAAGGAAGGCAAGTGGATGCTGAAGATGGATGCCTTTCCCAAAGGTGGTCCTTATATCCTTTCTATCAATACAAAAAAAGAGTCTAAGGTATTGGAGAACGTAATGATGGGAGATGTTTGGCTTCTAGGTGGTCAATCCAATATGGAGTGGGCATTGAAAAGGACAAACAATGGTGAAGACAGTATCAAGACTGCCAACCATCCTAATATCAGGTTTTTTGAAGTAGGCAGAAACCTTAGTTTGGAAGAAATTGAGGAAGTGCCGGAAGCCAAATGGTCCATTTGTTCTCCGGAAACAGTGGCCAATTTCTCTGCCATCGGCTATTATTTTGCCAGAAGAATTGAAACAGATATGGATGTGGCTGTAGGTCTACTGGATATCAACTGGGGGGGTACACTTTCTGAAGCTTGGACCAGTGCAGATGCTTTATTGACCCATCCGGATTTCAAGGAGAGAGTAGCAAAAAACCAAATGGAGGGACCAAAGGATTTCTCAGATCCTGATTTGAAAAAACCCAATAGCTGGCCAACCAGTTTATTTTACGGAATGTTAGAACCTGTAATTCCTTTTGCGATCAAAGGAGCTCTTTGGTATCAGGGTGAATCCAATGCATCAAGGGCATATCAGTACAGGGAAATTTTTCCATTGATGATTGAAGACTGGAGAGCCCAATGGGGACAGGGAGATTTTCCTTTTCTATGGGTGCAATTGGCCAATTTTAGACAACCTAAAGCCGAGCCTGTGGATAGTGACTGGGCAGAACTAAGAGAAGCACAAACCATGACCTTGTCTCTTCCCAATACTGCGCAAGCGGTAATCATAGACAAAGGTGAAGCGGATGACATTCACCCGAGGGACAAATGGACAGTGGCGGAGCGCCTTGCCAAAGGAGCTAAGAAAATCGCTTACGGAATGGATGTAGTTTATAGCGGTCCTACCTATAAATCTATGGAAATTCAAGGCGACCAGATTCGAATAAGCTTTGACAATATTGGTTCAGGTTTAGTGGTCAATGATAAATATGGCTATGTTAAAGGATTTGCTGTTGCAGGGGAAGACCAGAAATTTCATTGGGTTACCGGAAAGCAGGACGGTAATCAAATTGTCTTGGAGACAGAAGGAATTAAAAACCCTGTTGCTGTAAGGTATGGCTGGGCAGATAATCCTGATGACGTAAATGTATACAATAAAGAAGGGCTTCCTGCCAATCCATTCAGAACCGATGATTGGGAAGGAATCACTTATGGAAAAAGGTAA